The stretch of DNA TCAATGGTAGGCAGGCTTGCCGCCTGCCAAGGCGGACGTGATCGGCGACCGTTTGCGGGCTGAGTTTATGGTAACCAGAGGAGGATCTATGATAGCCGTCATTACCGGTGGGGCGCAGGGGATTGGCAAAGCCATGGCCCGGCGGTTCCTGTTGGATGGGTATGGGGTGGTGATTGCCGATACGGATGAGGAGGCCGGGCATGAAACCGCGGCGGAGTATGCGGCGTTGGGTCCCATCCGTTACCTCCCTGCCAATGTGGCGTCAGAGGCGGAGGTCATCCGGCTCGTCACCGCCACCTTGGCCGCCTTTAACGGGGTCAACGTGTTAATCAATAATGCCGCGATTTCCTGCAACCGGCCCGTGGAGCAACTCAGCCTGTCCGATTGGGAGCGCGTCATCGGGGTGAATCTCACCGGTCCGTTTCTTTGTGCCAAACACTTTGCCCCCGCCTTGCGCCGGAGTCACGGCTCCATCATCAATATCGCCTCCACCCGTGCGTTGATGTCCGAACCCGGGACCGAGGCCTACTCGGCCACCAAGGGCGGGCTGGTGGCCTTGACCCATGCGCTGGCCGCCAGTCTGGCCCCGGATATCCGGGTGAATGGCATCAGCCCCGGCTGGATAGAGACGGGCCTCTGGCGCAAGGCGAGTACCCGCACCACGCCGGTCCATAGTGAGGCGGACCAGTCTCAGCATTGGGTGGGACGCGTGGGACAGCCGGACGACATTGCCAGCCTGGCCGCCTATCTGGCGTCCGACGCCAGTGGCTTTATCACGGGCACCAATATGGTGGCCGACGGGGGCATGACGCACAAAATGATTTATGTATGAGGCGCTATGAACCATCTCTCCATGCGGGTGGAAGGAATCGTGCAGGGGGTCGGGTTCCGCTGGGCAGTCCGGGCGAAGGCCAATCAGTTAGGGGTCTGCGGGTTTGCCAGGAATGAGGAGGATGACTCCGTGACCATTGAGGCCGAGGCGGATGAGGCCACCCTGGACTGCTTCAAGGCCTGGTGCGAGCAGGGGCCGGTCACCGCGCGCGTCGATCGCCTGACTGCTGTGCCGGGCAAGGTCAGAGGCTATGCTGGCTTCGAAATTCGGTAGCGAAGTCCTGAGGACCTACTGCGGCCATCCTAATGGAGAAGGTGGTATTGCAGCAGATAAACGGCAATCCCGGCCAGATACCCGAGTGCGGCCAGGCTTCCGATTTTTTTTGCATACCAGAAGAAGTGAATCTTCTCCATGCCCATGGCCGCCACCCCGGCGGCGGAACCGATAATGAGAATGGAGCCCCCCGTGCCCGCACAGTAGGACATAAAGCCCCAGAGGAAACTGTCAGGCGGATAGGTGGCCAGATCGTACATCCCCATCGAGGCGGCCACCAGCGGGACGTTATCGATCACCGCACTGGCGAGCCCGATCAGGATGACGATGAGGTCCTGGCGCCCGACCACCCGGTCAAGCCACGTGGCCAGGGCGGCCAGGATATGGGTGTGCTCCAGGGCGGCGACCGCCAGCAGAATGCCCACAAAGAAGATGATGCAGCTGAGGTCAATGCGCTTGAGCGCGGCCACCAGGGTGAGGGGTTCCTTGAACTCATCTTCCTTGTCACGGTGCAGCAGCTCGCCCGCCAGCCAGAGGATCCCCAGGCCAAAAAGAATCCCCATGAACGGGGGGAGATGGGTGACCGACTTGAAAAGGGGCACTGCGACCAGGATGCCGATCCCCAGGGAAAAAATGAAGGCCCGTTCAAAGGGGGTGGTGTTTGCAAGGGGGCTGGTGCCGTTGCTTTCCGGGGCCACGACCGCACGGCCGCGCAGTGAAACGCTCAGGAACACCAAGGGCGCCATCAGGCAGGCGAAGGAGGGGAGAAAGACCCCTTTCATGATATTGAGCGAGGTAATCTGGCCGCCGATCCACAGCATGGTGGTGGTGACATCCCCGATCGGCGTCCACGCGCCACCGGCATTGGCGGCAATGACAATGAGGCCGGCAAAAAGGAGGCGGTCCTCATGCCGGTCCAGCAACCGTTTCATGAGGGAGATCATGACGATGGTGGTCGTCAGGTTATCCAGAATCGAGCTCAGGAAAAAACTGACCAACCCCACCAGCCAGAGCAGCGAGGTCAGTTGGGTGGTCTTGATTCGCGAGGTGATGACATAAAACCCGTTATGGGCATCGATCACCTCGACAATCGTCATGGCCCCCATCAGGAAGAAGACGATCTGGGCGGTGGCCGCCACGGATTCATTTAAATTGTCCGCTACCCCGTGATGATCCCCGCTCATCAGGGCATACAGTGTCCAGAGGAGGCCGGCCCCGATGAGGGCGGAGGCGGTTTTATTGACCTTGAGCGGATGCTCAAGGGCGATGGCGGCATAGGCGCCGACAAAAACGATGATCAAGGCGGTAATCATAGGGAGGGGTGAGGGGGCGGGTTATCGGTGACGGATAGGGTGGGGTGGACCTGTTGGGCCAGTTCGTGGATGCGGGCCGGGGGGATGACCGGGGTGCCGTGGCGCTCCACGGCGGCGGCTCCGGCGGCCACGGCGCGCGCCATGAGCTCGGGGGTGAGCTGACGGGCGGGAAAATAGTCGGCGCAGAATTGGCCCAGGAGGGAATCCCCTGCGCCGGTGGTGTCGACGCAGGCGACGGCCGGTGCGGCGGCAAACCAGATCCGGGTCCGGTCCGCGAACCAGGCGCCGCGCGCACCATCGGAGACGATGATCACTTCATGGCGGCTCATGAGCCGGCGTAAGGCCGCGTGCATCGCGGCCTCAGTCTCCAGCGATTTGCCGAGAACGGACTCCAGTTCCTGACGGTTGGGCTTGATCACGTCGGGCGTTTCGGTCAGAGCGGCGGCGAGCGCCGGGCCGGAGGTGTCGATGACGGTGGGGCAACCGGCGGATCGGAACAGGCGGATCAGGAGGGCATAGGTGGTTGGCGGGAATTGCACGGGCAACGAGCCGCTCATGATGATGACATTGCCTGGAGTTGCCAGGGAGCGGGCGTAGGCAAGCAGGGCGGCTTCATCGAAGGCGAGATCCGGGAAGCCCGGGCGGTTGAATTTCATTTCATGCCCTTGTCCGTCGGAGAACATGAGGTTGATCCGGGTCGGGTGGGGCAGGGGGAGGAAGCAACAGGTGATGCCGGCGGCGATGAGGGCTTTCTGATAGAACCCGAGCTGGTCCTCGCCCAACAGGCCGGCGGCGGCCACCGGCCGTCTGTTGGCGGCGAGCACCTTGGCGACATTGACGCCCTTCCCGCCGGGGCTATTGGTTTCCGCCTCTATGAGATGCAGGTGGTTCAGCGCCAACTCACCGGCGACCTGGAGCGCCTGATCCACCGCCGGATTAAGTGTCAGTGTTACGAACATAAGGGAATCCTAGAAAAATAATTTAATGGCTCCGATAGCGGCGAACAGTTGAACGAGGACTTCGAACACCTTGCGGGGAATG from bacterium encodes:
- a CDS encoding glucose 1-dehydrogenase; this encodes MIAVITGGAQGIGKAMARRFLLDGYGVVIADTDEEAGHETAAEYAALGPIRYLPANVASEAEVIRLVTATLAAFNGVNVLINNAAISCNRPVEQLSLSDWERVIGVNLTGPFLCAKHFAPALRRSHGSIINIASTRALMSEPGTEAYSATKGGLVALTHALAASLAPDIRVNGISPGWIETGLWRKASTRTTPVHSEADQSQHWVGRVGQPDDIASLAAYLASDASGFITGTNMVADGGMTHKMIYV
- a CDS encoding acylphosphatase; protein product: MNHLSMRVEGIVQGVGFRWAVRAKANQLGVCGFARNEEDDSVTIEAEADEATLDCFKAWCEQGPVTARVDRLTAVPGKVRGYAGFEIR
- the nhaD gene encoding sodium:proton antiporter NhaD; this encodes MITALIIVFVGAYAAIALEHPLKVNKTASALIGAGLLWTLYALMSGDHHGVADNLNESVAATAQIVFFLMGAMTIVEVIDAHNGFYVITSRIKTTQLTSLLWLVGLVSFFLSSILDNLTTTIVMISLMKRLLDRHEDRLLFAGLIVIAANAGGAWTPIGDVTTTMLWIGGQITSLNIMKGVFLPSFACLMAPLVFLSVSLRGRAVVAPESNGTSPLANTTPFERAFIFSLGIGILVAVPLFKSVTHLPPFMGILFGLGILWLAGELLHRDKEDEFKEPLTLVAALKRIDLSCIIFFVGILLAVAALEHTHILAALATWLDRVVGRQDLIVILIGLASAVIDNVPLVAASMGMYDLATYPPDSFLWGFMSYCAGTGGSILIIGSAAGVAAMGMEKIHFFWYAKKIGSLAALGYLAGIAVYLLQYHLLH
- a CDS encoding 1-phosphofructokinase family hexose kinase gives rise to the protein MFVTLTLNPAVDQALQVAGELALNHLHLIEAETNSPGGKGVNVAKVLAANRRPVAAAGLLGEDQLGFYQKALIAAGITCCFLPLPHPTRINLMFSDGQGHEMKFNRPGFPDLAFDEAALLAYARSLATPGNVIIMSGSLPVQFPPTTYALLIRLFRSAGCPTVIDTSGPALAAALTETPDVIKPNRQELESVLGKSLETEAAMHAALRRLMSRHEVIIVSDGARGAWFADRTRIWFAAAPAVACVDTTGAGDSLLGQFCADYFPARQLTPELMARAVAAGAAAVERHGTPVIPPARIHELAQQVHPTLSVTDNPPPHPSL